One Sagittula sp. P11 genomic window, GGGGAAGCGCGCGATGACGAGGGAGCCCTTGCCGACCACGCCGAGGCTGCTCGGGGAGGCGGATGCGCGCAGCGTCGCCCAGCTGATTCCGACCACTGTCAGCGCCGCCAGCAACAGCAGAAAGAGCACCAGCCAGACAGGGACGGATCGATTCATGGGAAACCTCTTGTGGCGGTGCCTTCAATCGCGGCCAAGTTACAAACTTGCAAGGTGATGTCCACCGGATAGGGCGCCGCACGGTCAATAGTCGCGCATCTGCTCAAAGCGCGTGCATCCGCCCCCCGAAGACGTGGAAATCAGGGCCGTCCGCGCCGCTGGAACCACTTCCTGCAGAAGCCGAGGAAGGCCATTTCCGGGTTCTTCGGCACTTCGCTGGCCCAGTCGCGCCATTCCGCCTCGATCTGGCGCACGTCCCAGCCAGGCGCGGCGGAGCGGGCCATCTCGTAGACCTCCGGATCGAGCGGCGGGATGTTGACCTCGCCGCCGCCTTCCGGCCCCACCGTCCCGCGCGAGGTCGCCACGAGGTGGTCGCGCTGCTCGTCGATGCGGATGCGGTAATCGGGCATGTGGTTGTATTCGGCGTCTTCCTTGGCGATCGCCGCCACCAGGCGGCGGAATTCGCGCAGGGTCGAGCCGGAGCCGCACTTCTTCTGCAGGACCTCCATGGAGACCCGCCATTCCTTCTGCCGGCCGCAGTGCTTGCGGGCCAGTTCGTAGACCCGGCGCTCCAGCGGCTTGCGCAACCGGAAGTACTCACGACTCAGGGTCAGCACCTCCTGTGCGCGAATCGCATTGAACACCCAGTCGCTGAGCTTGACCTCCACCTCCTGCATCCGGCCGTCGCGGGTCTCGCGGACGATGCGGGCGCGTTCGATCAGGCCGAAGGTCTCGAAGATCTCCTGCCCGCCGGTGTTGATGTTGGTCGAGATCCGCGTGCCCGCCAGCCGCTCCATCGCCGCCTTCAGCAGCGCGTAGCCCCGGCCGGTGGTCATCCGGTTGGTGGCCTTCAGCAGGTCGGCGGCCTGGAAGCGGATCACCTGCTGGGGCTCCTTGCCATCGTTCATCCCCTTGATGAGCGAGGAGATGCAGTAGATCAGCACGTCGCGGTCGTGCACCGTGGCCAGCCCGTCGGTCGAGGGCTTGATCTCGATGGTGATGTTGTTGTGCTCGTAGCGCCGGGGGCGGGTGTCGGGTTTCGTCGACAGCGAGAAGATCGGATGCTCCATCGAGCCCACGTCGCCCTTCGGCGCCGCGTCGAGGATGTCGCAGACGAAGAAGTCGCCCTGCGGGTGCCGGTCGGGCAGCAGAGGGGAATGGTCGGCCATGGCGGGTCTCCTTGTCCTGCGGCCCCGGCGGGGCAGCCTGTCCTGCGCGCCCCGTCCGGCGGGCGGCCCGGCCCGAACGACACTTCACACACGGTGCAGGATAAAACGACACTTCACACACGCCAACCCCAAAACGACACTTCGCCCACGGTGCTACGACACTTCACACACGCTCCGGCCCGGAAAATCCGAATCGTGACAGGCGTTTGGGCCCCTGTTTTCATGGCGGAAATCAACCCCGATTCGGGAATCACCACTTTGCACACGGTGAATCACCACTCTGCACACGCAGAATCACCACTTTACACACGGGGGGTCCCGGCAAGCCGCTGGAATCCCCGGGAAAAACGGCGTCCGGAAGGGGCGTAACACTATATATAACACATATCTAACACCCCCTGGCCGCGTTGCCCGTGCCGCGCCGCCGCACTAGGATGCAGGGAAGGGCGCCCGAAGCGGCGGGCCCCGCCTTGGAAGGGACCGGGAATGACGGCTCAGACGGATCGCACGGATGCCGGGAAGGGGCTGGACGGGACGGACCCGGCCGCGCTGATCGGCTGCCCGAACTGCGACGAGGTCTACGTGGCGCGGACCCCGCCCGCGGGGCGCCGCGCCGTCTGCGACCGCTGCGGCACGGTGCTGATCTCCAGCCGCGAGAACGCCGGGATCCCGATCCTCGCCCTGTCGCTGGCGGTGCTGATCCTGGTGCTGGCCGCCGCCTTTCACCCCTTCCTGTCGATCAACGCCGCGGGGCTGGGGAACCGGGTGTCGCTGCTGGACGTGGCCACCAGCTTCCGCTCCGGCGTGCTGGTGCTGGTCTCGGTGGCGACGGTGATGCTGATCGTGGCGCTTCCGGCGCTGCGCGTGGGGCTGCTGATCTACGTCATCGCCCCGCTCGAGATGGGGCTCAGGCCCGCGCGCCACGCCCGCGGCGCCTTTCGCGCCGCGCAGGAGCTGAAGCCATGGTCGATGACGGAGGTCTTCTCCATCGGCTGCGCGGTGGCGCTGGTGAAGGTCTCCGACCTCGCCCGGCTGGAATTCGGCCCGGCGTTCTGGATGTTCGTCGCGCTCTCGGTGATCGTGGTGGTCTCGGACCGGTTCATGTGCAGCTGGTCGATCTGGCAGGCCATCGACGAGGCCGAGGGTGACGCAACGGCATCTGCCCGCGAACCGGTCTGAGTGGCCTTCGCGGGCGCTTTGATCCCCACCGCGGGGGAGGGTCGTATTGCCGATGCCCCGGTGCCGGACTATCCTGTGGTGCCCGGGACGCTGCGGCATGCCCGGGGGAAAACGGGCCGGACAGACCGGGCACGAAAGACGGGGCGGGACGGCACCGGGTCCGGGGGCCTCGGAGCGGGCCGGTCACCCGGCCCCGCAACCTGGGCCCGCCATTTGGGGATGAGAGCAGCCATGCAGGACCGCGAAGGCACACCGTCCGGACAGGACGGACGCGGCGGACGCGCAGGCGCGCGATGAGCACCGCCCGCGAGATGGGGCTGGTCACCTGTACCGCCTGCGCCCGCGTCTGGCCCGCCGGCACGCCGGAGTGCGGCCGCTGCGGTCACCGCCTGCAGTCGCGCCACGAGGGCAGCCTGCAGATGGTCTGGGCGTTCTGGGTCACCGGCCTGCTGTGCTACATCCCCGCCAACCTCTACCCGATGCTCGTGACCTCGACCCTCGTCAGCACCGAGTCCAACACCATCGTCGGCGGCGCGGTCGAGATCGCCCGCCACGGCGAGATCGCCATCGCCGCCATCGTGCTGATTGCCTCGGTCGTCATCCCGGTCGCCAAGTTCATCGCCATCGCCTATCTCGCGCTGTCGGTGCAGCGCGGCGCGGTGCAGGGCGCGCACGGCAAGATGCACCTCTACGAGATCGTCGAGTTCATCGGCCGCTGGTCGATGATCGACGTCTTCGTGGTCGCGATCCTCAGTGCATTGGTGCAACTGTCCGTCGTGGCGTCGATTCATCCCGGTCCGGCGGCATTGACCTTTGCGCTCTCCGTCATATTCACCATGCTGTCTGCCAGGTCGTTCGACACGCGCCTGATCTGGGATACCCACGTCCCGCACGGCCAGACGGCCGCCACGCTGCCCCCGAGCCACGGATCCGAATGACCGATCAGTCCTCCCAGACCCGCGACGTGCCGCTTTCGAAGCCGTCCCGCCGCCCCACCAGCCTGTCGCTGATCTGGCTGATCCCGGTGATCGCCATCCTCGCCGCGCTCGGCGTGGCCTGGCAGAACTGGAACGACCGCGGCCCGCTGATCGAGGTCGCCTTCGACCAGGCCGCCGGGGTCAGCCCGCACGAGACCGAGCTGCGCTACCGCGACATCGCCGTGGGCGTGGTGGAAGGCGTGCACTTCTCCGCCGAACTGGACCGCGTGGTCACGGAGATCCGGCTGGACAAGACCATCGCGCCATACGTCGACGCCGACTCCAGCTTCTGGATCGTCCGCCCGGAGGTGACCGCGCAGGGCGTCACCGGCCTCGATACCGTGCTGTCGGGCGTCTACATCGCCGGCGCGTGGGACGGCGAGCCGGGCACGCCCGAGGACCGCTTCGTCGGTGTCAACGATGCGCCGATGCTCGCGCTCGGCGAGGAAGGCGTGACCTTCACCCTCCGCTCCGAGAACGGGCTGCCTACCGACAACACCCCGATCCTCTACCGCGGCGTGCAGGTCGGCCGGATGGGCCGCACCGAGGTCTCCGACGACGGGCTGACCGTGACCGCGCAGGCGGTGGTGCTGGAACCCTACACCCGGCTCGTGACCTCCTCGACCCGGTTCTGGGACATCTCCGGCTTCAGCTTCTCGATCAACGCGCAGGGCGCCAGCCTCGACTTCTCGTCGCTGGCCTCGCTGATCTCCGGCGGCGTCACCTTCGAGACGCTGGCCTCCGGCGGCACGCCGCTGCGGGACGGGGTGACCTTCACCCTGCATCCCGACGAGGAGACCGCCCGCGAGGACTTCTTCCTCGAGGGCGAGGGCGGCTCGATCACCATGATGATGATCTTCGAGGAGAACCTCGCAGGCCTCAGCGCGGGCGCGCCGGTGACGCTGGGCGGGTTGCGCATCGGCGAGGTGGAGTCGATCTCCGGCCTCGTGGACGCGGAACGCTTCGGCGACCCGCAGGTGCGACTGGCCACCACCATCCGGATCAACCCGGGCCGCATCGGGCTCGAGGAAGGGGTGAGCGAGGAGGGCTTCCTCGACTACCTCGAAACCCGCGTGCAGGAGGGCCTGCGCGGCCGCCTGACCAACGCCTCGCTGCTGACCGGCGGGCTGAAGATCGACCTCGTCGACCTGGCCGAGGTCGCCCCGGCGGAGCTCGACCGCGACGCCACGCCCTATCCGCTGCTGCCCACCGCGCCCTCGGACGTGGCCAACATCGCGGCGACGGCGCAGGGCCTGCTGGCCCGGGTCGACGCGCTGCCGGTCGAGGAGGTCATGCAGGAGGCCATCGGCCTGATGGGCGACCTGCGCGGCGTCGTGGGATCGGAAGAGGTGCAGCAGGTGCCGGAATCGGTGCTGGCGACGCTGGAGGCGGTGCGTGCCTTCGCCGCGAGCGAGGAAGTCGCCGCGCTGCCCGAACAGATCGGAGAGCTGGCAGGCGGGCTGACGGAGGCCTCGGCCACGCTGAACGGCCTTCTGGGCGAGATCCGCGACGAGCAGGTGGTGGCGGCGGTCTCCGAGCTCATCGCCTCGCTGGACGAGACGGCGGCGACCCTGCCC contains:
- a CDS encoding replication initiator protein A, translated to MADHSPLLPDRHPQGDFFVCDILDAAPKGDVGSMEHPIFSLSTKPDTRPRRYEHNNITIEIKPSTDGLATVHDRDVLIYCISSLIKGMNDGKEPQQVIRFQAADLLKATNRMTTGRGYALLKAAMERLAGTRISTNINTGGQEIFETFGLIERARIVRETRDGRMQEVEVKLSDWVFNAIRAQEVLTLSREYFRLRKPLERRVYELARKHCGRQKEWRVSMEVLQKKCGSGSTLREFRRLVAAIAKEDAEYNHMPDYRIRIDEQRDHLVATSRGTVGPEGGGEVNIPPLDPEVYEMARSAAPGWDVRQIEAEWRDWASEVPKNPEMAFLGFCRKWFQRRGRP
- a CDS encoding MlaD family protein — protein: MTDQSSQTRDVPLSKPSRRPTSLSLIWLIPVIAILAALGVAWQNWNDRGPLIEVAFDQAAGVSPHETELRYRDIAVGVVEGVHFSAELDRVVTEIRLDKTIAPYVDADSSFWIVRPEVTAQGVTGLDTVLSGVYIAGAWDGEPGTPEDRFVGVNDAPMLALGEEGVTFTLRSENGLPTDNTPILYRGVQVGRMGRTEVSDDGLTVTAQAVVLEPYTRLVTSSTRFWDISGFSFSINAQGASLDFSSLASLISGGVTFETLASGGTPLRDGVTFTLHPDEETAREDFFLEGEGGSITMMMIFEENLAGLSAGAPVTLGGLRIGEVESISGLVDAERFGDPQVRLATTIRINPGRIGLEEGVSEEGFLDYLETRVQEGLRGRLTNASLLTGGLKIDLVDLAEVAPAELDRDATPYPLLPTAPSDVANIAATAQGLLARVDALPVEEVMQEAIGLMGDLRGVVGSEEVQQVPESVLATLEAVRAFAASEEVAALPEQIGELAGGLTEASATLNGLLGEIRDEQVVAAVSELIASLDETAATLPDLAGQAGAVLAKAEGLPLDELSAQLSTLLGNADTLITDENLTAIPADLRATLDAVREIATSEEIAALPAQVGELAGGLTDASDKLNALLGDVQDQAVVAAVSELIASLDATAETLPALADQAGAVLSKAENLPLEDISARVTTLLDDADAILADPDLKALPADVRATLDGLRQVVTAEEFAALPAQVGELASGLTDASDKLNALLEEAQQERILASVSELVDNLGTTADKLPGIADQASAVLSDAEQLSLDELAEQARALLESVDALVDQPSTRELPAQVNGTLAELRLALEELRQGGVVTNANATLAAARRAAEAISDASRSLPALADRLTVVANQAGVTISDYGRGSDFGREMSSALRQIEEAASSIDRLAKQIARNPNSLITGR
- a CDS encoding paraquat-inducible protein A translates to MTAQTDRTDAGKGLDGTDPAALIGCPNCDEVYVARTPPAGRRAVCDRCGTVLISSRENAGIPILALSLAVLILVLAAAFHPFLSINAAGLGNRVSLLDVATSFRSGVLVLVSVATVMLIVALPALRVGLLIYVIAPLEMGLRPARHARGAFRAAQELKPWSMTEVFSIGCAVALVKVSDLARLEFGPAFWMFVALSVIVVVSDRFMCSWSIWQAIDEAEGDATASAREPV
- a CDS encoding paraquat-inducible protein A; this encodes MSTAREMGLVTCTACARVWPAGTPECGRCGHRLQSRHEGSLQMVWAFWVTGLLCYIPANLYPMLVTSTLVSTESNTIVGGAVEIARHGEIAIAAIVLIASVVIPVAKFIAIAYLALSVQRGAVQGAHGKMHLYEIVEFIGRWSMIDVFVVAILSALVQLSVVASIHPGPAALTFALSVIFTMLSARSFDTRLIWDTHVPHGQTAATLPPSHGSE